Proteins from a single region of Phycisphaerae bacterium:
- a CDS encoding acyl carrier protein gives MNTRQQVREYLFGTLIPTERHAWPADDVSLFDHGMDSLRLMQMLVFVEDTLKVRLPDEEVTPERIETVNSLVEWIDSRR, from the coding sequence ATGAATACACGTCAGCAAGTTCGTGAATACCTGTTCGGCACACTGATTCCGACGGAGCGCCATGCATGGCCGGCGGATGACGTGAGTCTTTTCGATCACGGCATGGACTCGCTTCGACTGATGCAAATGCTGGTGTTCGTCGAGGATACGCTGAAGGTCCGCCTGCCGGACGAGGAGGTGACACCCGAGCGGATAGAAACGGTCAATTCGCTTGTCGAGTGGATCGACTCCCGGCGATGA